One region of Salvia miltiorrhiza cultivar Shanhuang (shh) chromosome 3, IMPLAD_Smil_shh, whole genome shotgun sequence genomic DNA includes:
- the LOC131014604 gene encoding potassium transporter 26-like — translation MDDNAANNFISMNSDPENGGGGGGGGDLSGGQVEGREADMDSNTSFTKFYDQPPQREKIYSSWENIVLAYQSLGVVYGDLGTSPVNVFSATSFTNLTEEDLLGILSLIIWTLTSLVLIKYVLIVLHANDHGEGGTFALYSYICRHMSFKSKFTIQNTRLESHSSMAYYSGGSPLSTRAREFLERSSSAQNFLTLIVLLGTCMVIGDGALTPATCVLSALQGIQSRSSKITQGHVVWISVVVLVALFLFQRCGTSKVSFLFSPIMCVWFATNVSIGVYNILKYHPSILKAVSPHYIVKFFMANGRTAWDLLGAVFLSITGAEAMFADLGHFNKRAIQLGFSFVVYPSLIVTYAGETAYLVKHPENIMDAYYSSIPNPIYWPMFVISTLAAVVASQSMISACFSIVKQSLALGCFPRVLIIHTSSKHPGQVYSPEINYILLILTVALVVGFKGGVELANAYGVVVIWVMIITTFLTSLVMLVIWKASVVVVLGFLVPYILIEGAFMSSLLRKIPQGGWVPFAVSVLFMTVMLSWTYGRSKKTTYEAENKMSVAELDDALSGSSICRTPGICFFFTDLVYGIPPIIRRYIHHTNSVREIMVVVTIRTLPIKTVAPEKRLHVGKLGHEGVYRCLIQFGYKDAEDMDGAEYADSIVAKLVELIDDTSEEHKIQSAMQKGIAFVTGRTILKANNKSGMLARFTIDYLYRFLQKNSRPAVSTFQTPSEATLQVGMLYEI, via the exons ATATATTCAAGTTGGGAAAATATTGTATTGGCCTACCAATCACTTGGAGTAGTGTATGGAGACTTGGGAACTTCTCCCGTGAACGTGTTCTCTGCAACCAGCTTCACCAATCTCACTGAAGAAGATCTATTGGGAATTCTAAGCCTTATTATATGGACCTTAACATCTCTTGTGTTGATCAAATATGTGTTGATCGTGCTGCATGCAAACGATCATGGCGAAGGTGGAACCTTCGCTCTCTATTCCTATATTTGCAGACACATGAGTTTCAAGAGCAAATTCACCATTCAGAACACGAGATTGGAATCCCATTCGAGCATGGCGTATTACAGTGGAGGGAGCCCTTTGTCCACTAGGGCTAGAGAATTTCTGGAGAGAAGCTCTTCTGCTCAGAATTTTCTCACTCTCATCGTGCTCTTGGGAACTTGCATGGTTATTGGAGATGGAGCTCTTACCCCTGCAACTTGTG TTCTCTCAGCTCTTCAAGGAATCCAGTCGCGCTCTTCTAAGATCACACAAG GCCACGTGGTATGGATATCTGTAGTTGTTTTAGTTGCCCTGTTTCTGTTCCAACGTTGTGGGACTAGCAAAGTCAGCTTCTTATTCTCTCCAATAATGTGTGTATGGTTTGCCACCAATGTTTCAATCGGCGTTTACAACATTTTGAAGTATCACCCTTCCATTCTGAAAGCCGTATCGCCACACTACATCGTCAAATTCTTCATGGCCAACGGCAGGACCGCTTGGGATCTCCTCGGAGCCGTTTTCTTGAGCATCacag GAGCTGAGGCCATGTTTGCTGATTTGGGGCACTTCAACAAAAGAGCTATCCAG TTGGGCTTCTCTTTCGTAGTTTATCCGTCACTCATTGTGACGTACGCCGGCGAAACGGCTTATCTAGTGAAGCACCCTGAAAACATCATGGACGCCTACTACAGTTCCATTCCGAATCCGATTTATTGGCCAATGTTCGTTATCTCGACGCTAGCTGCGGTTGTTGCGAGCCAATCCATGATCTCCGCATGCTTCTCCATCGTCAAGCAGTCGCTCGCGCTCGGCTGCTTCCCTAGGGTCCTCATAATCCACACATCCTCCAAGCACCCAGGCCAAGTCTACTCCCCTGAGATAAACTACATTCTCCTCATCCTCACTGTGGCCCTCGTCGTCGGATTCAAAGGCGGCGTCGAGCTTGCCAATGCATACGGCGTCGTGGTCATATGGGTCATGATTATAACCACGTTTCTTACGAGTCTGGTGATGCTGGTCATTTGGAAGGCTAGTGTTGTCGTGGTGCTGGGGTTCTTAGTGCCGTACATTTTGATCGAGGGCGCGTTCATGAGTTCGTTGCTGAGGAAGATCCCACAAGGGGGGTGGGTGCCCTTCGCCGTTTCGGTACTCTTCATGACTGTGATGTTGTCATGGACCTACGGAAGGAGCAAGAAGACCACGTACGAGGCCGAGAACAAGATGAGCGTTGCAGAGCTGGACGATGCCCTCTCCGGCAGCAGCATCTGTCGGACTCCGGGCATCTGCTTCTTCTTCACGGATCTTGTCTACGGAATCCCGCCCATCATCCGCCGCTACATCCACCACACCAACTCCGTGCGTGAGATCATGGTCGTCGTCACCATCAGAACTCTGCCCATCAAAACTGTGGCGCCCGAGAAGCGTCTCCATGTGGGGAAGCTGGGGCACGAGGGGGTGTACCGGTGTTTGATCCAATTCGGGTATAAGGACGCGGAGGACATGGATGGGGCCGAATACGCTGATTCAATAGTGGCGAAGCTCGTTGAGCTTATCGATGATACGAGCGAGGAGCACAAGATTCAGAGCGCAATGCAGAAAGGCATCGCGTTCGTTACCGGAAGGACCATTCTCAAGGCAAACAACAAGAGCGGGATGCTTGCACGCTTCACCATAGATTATCTCTACAGGTTTCTGCAGAAGAACAGCAGGCCTGCAGTTTCCACATTTCAGACCCCATCCGAAGCAACGCTGCAGGTCGGAATGTTGTATGAAATCTAA
- the LOC131019035 gene encoding probably inactive receptor-like protein kinase At5g41680: protein MAAVRLTAAVGWSRELGCDNCATGTKAVIKLLNTVKITEDEFEQHMIVLGNCVHENVATPRAHRFSEMTKLIVYDYYSQGSVFDMLHGGNTNGNRPNWERRVRIAAGAAQGIAHIHTQCGGKLAHGNIKSSNIFVNSQGYGCVCDFGLAGLPGMAAKWWDALEYYTSEHSFKSPSQESDVYSFGMFLVELVTGKLPVLLPYLVNLLCTSEPDTLDFNVFKPSLFADELGSVEMEVGKFPADSDLNSWCVEELRRTLVLAKWCLALLPQDRPTMSQVVIQLQSMIRFGSGDERGHHHPRQEASLE from the exons ATGGCGGCGGTCCGGCTGACTGCTGCTGTCGGCTGGAGCAGAG aattggggtgtgacaactGTGCTACGGGAACTAAAGCCGTCATCAAGCTACTGAATACTGTGAAGATAACAGAAGATGAATTCGAGCAGCATATGATTGTCTTGGGAAATTGTGTGCATGAAAATGTGGCAACGCCGAGGGCGCACCGCTTCTCGGAGATGACGAAGCTCATCGTCTATGATTACTATAGCCAAGGAAGTGTGTTTGATATGTTGCACG GAGGCAACACAAACGGAAATAGGCCTAATTGGGAAAGGCGAGTGAGAATTGCAGCAGGAGCAGCGCAGGGAATTGCACATATCCACACACAGTGTGGAGGGAAACTAGCCCATGGAAACATAAAATCCTCGAATATCTTCGTCAACTCCCAAGGCTATGGTTGTGTGTGTGATTTTGGTTTGGCAGGCCTCCCTGGAATGGCAGCCAAGTGGTGGGATGCTCTAGAGTACTATACGTCGGAGCATAGCTTTAAGAGCCCCTCTCAAGAGAGTGACGTCTATAGCTTTGGGATGTTTTTAGTTGAACTTGTTACTGGAAAACTACCTGTGCTACTGCCCTATCTTGTTAACCTGCTTTGTACATCTGAACCAGATACATTGGATTTCAATGTCTTTAAGCCTAGCCTTTTTGCGGATGAATTGGGTAGCGTAGAAATGGAGGTAGGGAAGTTTCCAGCAGATTCAGATCTGAATAGTTGGTGTGTGGAGGAGTTGCGGAGGACGTTGGTGCTTGCAAAGTGGTGCTTGGCTTTGTTGCCACAAGACAGGCCTACCATGTCTCAAGTGGTGATACAGCTTCAAAGCATGATCAGATTTGGATCTGGTGATGAGAGAGGCCACCATCACCCCCGACAAGAAGCCAGTTTGGAATAG
- the LOC131014608 gene encoding ubiquitin-conjugating enzyme E2-17 kDa-like: MASKRILKELKDLQKDPPTSCSAGPVAEDMFHWQATIMGPPDSPYAGGVFLVTIHFPPDYPFKPPKVAFRTKVFHPNINSNGSICLDILKEQWSPALTISKVLLSICSLLTDPNPDDPLVPEIAHMYKTDRTKYETTARSWTQKYAMG; the protein is encoded by the exons ATGGCTTCAAAGCGGATCTTGAAGGAGCTCAAGGATCTCCAAAAGGATCCTCCTACCTCTTGCAGTGCTG GTCCTGTCGCTGAGGACATGTTCCATTGGCAAGCTACAATCATGGGTCCTCCAGATAGTCCATATGCAGGAGGCGTTTTCTTAGTTACCATTCATTTCCCGCCAGACTACCCTTTCAAGCCTCCTAAG GTTGCTTTCAGGACAAAAGTTTTCCACCCAAACATAAACAGCAACGGAAGCATATGTCTTGACATATTGAAGGAGCAGTGGAGCCCAGCCCTAACTATCTCTAAG GTGTTGCTTTCCATATGCTCTTTGCTGACAGACCCAAACCCGGACGACCCATTGGTGCCCGAGATTGCCCATATGTATAAAACTGACAGGACCAAGTATGAGACCACTGCAAGGAGCTGGACTCAGAAATATGCCATGGGCTAA
- the LOC131014605 gene encoding ABC transporter F family member 4-like, translating into MGKKKSDEVAAGSKSKQGGKEKFSVTELLASMDAKPDKPKKASTSNKPKPKAAPKASSYIDGIDLPSSDEEDDALGSEEEAQLNEVNSRRNIVRPIDTGLTDKALKKRGKKDVLVAQAAEVAKQEALKDDRDAFTVVIGSRASVLDGENDADANVKDITVENFSVAARGKELLKNTSVKISHGKRYGLVGPNGMGKSTLLKLLAWRKIPVPKNIDVLLVEQEVVGDDRTALEAVVSANEELIKLRQEVASLQDASNMSTGDGEEDDDEGNDLGEKLSELYEKLQLMGSDAAEAQASKILAGLGFTKDMQGRATRSFSGGWRMRISLARALFVQPTLLLLDEPTNHLDLRAVLWLEEYLCRWKKTLIVVSHDRDFLNTVCNEIIHLHDLKLHLYRGNFDDFEGGYEQRRKEANKKSEAYEKQLRNAKRSGSRTQQEKVKDRAKFNAAKEASKSKGKGKVDEDEAVPEAPRKWKDYTVEFHFPEPTELTPPLLQLLEVSFSYPNREDFRLSNVDVGIDMGTRVAIVGPNGAGKSTLLNLLAGDLVPTEGEVRRSQKLRIGRYSQHFVDLLTMDETPVQYLLRLHPEQEGLSKQEAVRAKLGKFGLPSHNHLTPIAKLSGGQKSRVVFTSISMSKPHILLLDEPTNHLDMQSIDALADALDEFTGGVVLVSHDSRLISRVCQDEERSQIWVVENGTVEAFPDTFEDYKDELVKEIRAEVDD; encoded by the coding sequence ATGGGCAAGAAGAAATCAGATGAGGTTGCTGCTGGTTCAAAGTCCAAGCAGGGTGGTAAGGAGAAGTTCTCAGTGACTGAATTACTCGCGAGCATGGACGCAAAACCTGATAAACCGAAGAAAGCCAGCACTTCCAATAAACCTAAGCCAAAAGCTGCTCCTAAAGCTTCATCTTATATTGATGGTATAGATCTTCCTTCATCTGATGAAGAGGATGATGCTTTGGGCTCTGAGGAAGAGGCCCAACTGAATGAGGTAAACAGCCGCAGAAATATTGTAAGGCCTATTGATACTGGTTTAACTGACAAAGCGTTAAAGAAGCGTGGAAAGAAGGATGTGCTTGTAGCTCAGGCTGCAGAGGTAGCCAAACAGGAGGCACTCAAGGATGACCGTGATGCTTTTACTGTGGTAATTGGTAGCCGGGCTTCTGTACTTGATGGTGAAAATGATGCTGATGCCAATGTCAAAGATATAACAGTTGAAAACTTCTCTGTTGCTGCTCGAGGGAAAGAACTATTGAAGAATACTTCAGTAAAAATTTCTCATGGGAAGAGATATGGATTGGTAGGGCCCAATGGAATGGGTAAATCTACCCTGTTAAAACTTCTTGCTTGGAGAAAGATACCTGTGCCCAAGAATATTGATGTACTTTTGGTTGAACAAGAGGTTGTTGGTGATGATAGAACAGCTCTTGAAGCAGTTGTTTCGGCCAATGAAGAACTCATCAAACTTCGACAAGAAGTTGCTTCGTTGCAGGATGCATCTAATATGTCCACTGGTGATGgcgaggaagatgatgatgaaggGAATGATCTTGGAGAGAAGCTGTCTGAATTGTATGAGAAGTTGCAGTTGATGGGATCAGATGCTGCTGAGGCTCAAGCTTCTAAAATTCTTGCTGGGTTGGGTTTTACTAAAGATATGCAGGGTCGTGCAACACGGTCCTTCAGTGGTGGTTGGAGGATGAGAATTTCATTAGCCAGAGCACTTTTTGTTCAGCCTACTTTGTTGCTGTTGGATGAACCTACAAATCATCTGGACCTCAGGGCTGTTCTTTGGTTGGAAGAATACTTGTGCAGGTGGAAGAAAACACTTATTGTTGTCTCACATGACCGGGATTTTCTAAATACTGTTTGCAATGAGATTATCCATCTCCATGATTTGAAACTCCACCTTTATCGTGgaaattttgatgattttgaaggTGGATATGAGCAGCGTCGCAAAGAGGCGAATAAGAAGAGCGAGGCTTATGAAAAGCAGCTGAGAAATGCCAAGAGATCTGGCAGTCGAACTCAGCAGGAGAAGGTCAAGGATCGAGCCAAATTTAATGCTGCCAAGGAAGCCTCGAAGAGCAAGGGCAAAGGTAaggttgatgaggatgaggcTGTACCGGAGGCACCACGGAAATGGAAAGATTACACAGTTGAGTTCCATTTCCCTGAGCCTACTGAGTTAACACCACCACTTTTGCAACTACTCGAAGTTAGCTTTAGCTACCCAAATCGTGAGGATTTCAGACTCTCAAATGTGGATGTGGGCATTGATATGGGGACTCGTGTAGCAATTGTTGGGCCCAATGGAGCTGGAAAATCAACCTTGCTCAACCTTCTTGCTGGAGATTTGGTTCCAACTGAGGGTGAGGTGAGGAGAAGCCAGAAATTGAGGATAGGTAGATACTCACAGCACTTTGTTGATCTCCTGACAATGGATGAAACACCGGTTCAGTATCTGCTTCGTTTACATCCAGAACAAGAAGGACTCAGCAAACAGGAGGCTGTTCGGGCAAAGTTGGGCAAGTTTGGACTTCCCAGCCACAACCACCTAACTCCTATTGCAAAACTATCCGGTGGGCAGAAGTCGCGTGTGGTTTTCACTTCCATATCCATGTCTAAGCCGCACATTCTACTGTTGGATGAACCGACTAATCATTTGGATATGCAAAGTATCGATGCATTGGCAGATGCGCTTGATGAGTTCACTGGAGGTGTTGTCCTCGTCAGCCACGACTCGAGGCTTATATCACGCGTCTGTCAAGATGAAGAAAGGAGCCAGATATGGGTAGTGGAAAACGGAACTGTTGAGGCTTTCCCTGATACATTTGAAGATTACAAGGATGAGCTTGTCAAGGAAATCAGGGCCGAGGTTGACGATTGA